A region of Dictyostelium discoideum AX4 chromosome 1 chromosome, whole genome shotgun sequence DNA encodes the following proteins:
- the phg1a gene encoding TM9 protein A, which translates to MKINKKQIVFFILFSIFLNHVNGIFYLPGMIPHDFAQGEEGAIKVNKITSVHTQIPYKYYQLPGVCQPKEGIIDDTENLGEILLGDRIENSDYTFNFLTDGGKCKVINSESCSPIIKKEDLKVLEDRIQNQYRVHWLLDGLPVRQTGRLASDPGFDLGFMTLAEGQTVATAEKYLNNHLEITIFYHSNPTDNTSRIVGFEIFPTSRQYKKVENWKGDTGDDCPQYGENFEQLSVSVKEGEDQERFVLWTYEVKYTPSPVLWNKRWDIYFESNDNSVHWFSILNSLMIVFILTVMVAMIIIRTLKKDIRRYTSIDTSEDRDSQEETGWKMIHGDVFRPPSHPMLLSVCIGSGVQIFSMTLITMIFAVLGFLSPANIGGLATALIVLFVLSAMFAGYFSTRVFTIFKGRNWKKNTIYTALSMPGIIFGIFFFVNMFLRGAKSSAAVPFGTFASIIAMWFGISVPLVFLGSYFASKKPVPEDPVRTNQIPRQVPDQIWYMNPYLSILMGGILPFGAVFIELHFILTSLWDNQFYYIFGFLFIVLMILIVTSAEISIVMCYFQLCAEDHHWWWRSFLTAGSSSLYMFIYSVSFFRYLGITKFISSLLDFSYSFIMSLAFAALTGTIGFYSCYFLVRKIYSSIHIN; encoded by the exons atgaaaataaataaaaaacaaattgtttttttcattttatttagtatatttttaaatcatgttaatggtattttttatttaccgGGTATGATTCCACATGATTTTGCTCAAGGTGAAGAAGGAGCAATcaaagttaataaaattacatcTGTCCACACTCAAATCCCTTacaaatattatcaattaccAGGTGTTTGTCAACCAAAAGAAGGTATCATTGATGACACTGAAAATTTAggtgaaattttattagGTGATCGTATTGAAAATTCAGATTATACT tttaacTTTTTAACTGATGGTGGTAAATGTAAAGTTATAAATTCAGAATCATGTAgtccaattattaaaaaagaagatttaaaagttttagaagatagaattcaaaatcaatataGAGTTCATTGGTTATTAGATGGTTTACCAGTTCGTCAAACTGGAAGATTAGCATCAGATCCAGGTTTTGATTTAGGTTTTATGACACTTGCAGAAGGTCAAACAGTTGCAACAGCagagaaatatttaaataatcatttagAGATTACCATTTTCTATCATAGTAATCCAACAGATAATACATCAAGAATAGTTGGATTTGAAATATTCCCAACATCAagacaatataaaaaagttgaaaattgGAAAGGCGACACAGGCGATGATTGTCCTCAATATGGCGAAAACTTTGAACAATTGTCAGTATCAGTTAAAGAGGGTGAAGATCAAGAACGTTTTGTTCTATGGACTTATGAGGTCAAATACACACCTTCTCCAGTACTCTGGAACAAACGTTGGGATATCTACTTTGAGTCCAATGACAACAGTGTTCATTGGTTCTCCATTTTGAATTCATTGATGATTGTATTCATCTTGACCGTTATGGTTGCAATGATTATCATCAGAACTTTAAAGAAGGACATTCGTCGTTACACATCCATCGACACATCAGAGGATCGTGATTCACAAGAGGAGACCGGCTGGAAGATGATCCATGGCGATGTTTTCCGTCCACCATCACATCCAATGCTATTATCAGTTTGCATTGGTAGTGGTGTTCAAATCTTTTCAATGACTCTCATCACTATGATCTTTGCTGTATTGGGTTTCCTCTCACCAGCAAATATTGGTGGTTTGGCAACTGCCCTCATCGTTTTATTCGTACTTAGTGCAATGTTTGCTGGCTACTTTTCAACTCGTGTATTCACAATTTTCAAGGGTAGAAATTGGAAAAAGAATACCATTTACACCGCTCTCTCAATGCCTGGTATTATCTTTGGCATTTTCTTCTTTGTAAACATGTTTTTACGTGGTGCCAAGTCCTCTGCCGCCGTGCCATTTGGAACTTTTGCTTCAATCATTGCAATGTGGTTTGGTATCTCCGTGCCATTGGTCTTCTTGGGCAGTTATTTCGCCTCAAAGAAACCAGTGCCAGAGGATCCAGTTAGAACCAACCAAATCCCACGTCAAGTTCCAGACCAAATTTGGTATATGAATCCTTATCTCTCCATTTTAATGGGTGGTATTTTACCATTTGGTGCTGTCTTTATCGAACTTCATTTCATTCTCACCTCACTTTGGGATAATCAATTCTACTATATCTTTGGTTTCCTTTTCATCGTTTTAATGATCTTAATTGTAACTTCCGCTGAAATCTCAATCGTTATGTGTTATTTCCAATTATGCGCTGAAGATCATCATTGGTGGTGGAGATCCTTCTTAACCGCTGGTAGCTCTTCTCTTTACATGTTTATCTACTCTGTTAGTTTCTTCCGTTATTTAGGTATCACAAAATTCATCTCATCTTTATTGGATTTCTCTTATTCTTTCATTATGTCTTTAGCTTTTGCTGCTTTAACTGGTACAATTGGTTTTTATTCTTGTTACTTTTTAGTTAGAAAAATTTATAGTTCCAttcatattaattaa